In Mesorhizobium sp. J428, the genomic window CCTATCTCGAACAGGCGATGACCTCCGAGCTGCAGGGCAATGTCATCGACCTCTGCCCCGTCGGCGCGCTGACGTCTAGGCCCTATGCCTTCCAGGCCCGTCCGTGGGAGCTGTCGAAGACGGAATCGATCGACGTCATGGACGCGGTCGGCTCGGCGATCCGCGTCGATACACGGGGCCGCGAGGTGATGCGCATCATGCCGCGCATCAACGAAGAGGTGAACGAGGAGTGGATCTCCGACAAGACCCGCTTCATCTGGGACGGCCTGCGCACCCAGCGCCTCGACCGGCCCTATGTCCGCAAGGGCGGCCGGCTGACGCCGGCAAGCTGGCCGGAAGCCTTCGCGGCGATCAAGGACGCGGTGTCGAAGACCTCGGGCGAGAAGATCGGCGCGATTGCCGGTGACCTCGCCGCCGTCGAGGAAATGTATGCGCTGAAGCTCCTGATGGCCTCGCTCGGCTCGCCGAACGTCGATTGCCGCCAGGACGGCGCCGCACTCGACCCGGCCTTTGGCCGCGCGAGCTATGTGTTCAATCCGACCATCGAGGGCATCGAGCAGGCCGACGCGCTGCTGATCATCGGCGCCAATCCGCGCTACGAGGCCTCCGTCCTCAACGCCCGCATCCGCAAGCGCTGGCGGATGGGCAACTTCCCGATCGGCGTCGTCGGCGACATCGGTGACACGCGCTATGACTATGAGCGCCTCGGCGCAGGTGCGGAGACGCTGAAGGATCTCGCTACGGGCCGCGGCAAGTTCATGACCGCGTTCCGGCAGGCGAAGAACCCGATCATACTGCTCGGCCAGGGTGCGATTTCGGGCGAGGGCGGGGCTGCCGTCCTGTCGCTGGCAGCGAAGCTCGCCGCGTCGGTCAATGCCGTGCGCGAGGACTGGAACGGCTTCGGCGTGCTGCACACGGCGGCTTCCCGCGTCGGCGGCCTCGATCTCGGCCTAGTGCCGGGCGCGGGCGGCAAGGACGTCGCCGGCATGATGGGCGCGATGGACGTGTTGTTCCTGCTCGGCGCGGACGAGATCGACATGAACCGCATCGGCACCGCCTTCACGGTCTATATCGGCACGCATGGCGACGCGGGCGCACACCGCGCCGACGTCATCCTGCCGGGTGCGGCCTACACCGAGAAGTCGGGCACCTACGTCAACACCGAGGGCCGCGTGCAGGTCGCGAATCGCGCCGGCTTCGCACCGGGCGAGGCGAAGGAAGACTGGGCCATCCTGCGCGCGCTGTCGGACGTGCTTGGCAAGCGGCTGCCGTTCGACTCGCTGCCGCAGCTGCGCGCGAAGCTCCATGCGGACTTCCCGCATTTCGCAGAGATCGACGAGATCGCAGCGACGGACACAGAGGGCCTGTCGCGGCTGGCGCAGGCGGGTGGGGAAGCCGGCCGCGCGCCATTTGCCTCGACGGTCAAGGACTTCTATCTGACGAACCCGATCGCGCGGGCCTCGGCCGTGATGGCTGAATGCTCGGCCCTCGCGCAGAACGGTTTCCGCCAGGCGGCCGAATAGGGCAGGGACGATGGACAGCTTCTTCTCAATCTACGTCGTCCCGGCGCTCTGGATCCTTCTCCAGTCGGTCGTGCTGATCGTCGTCCTGCTGGTCGCGATCGCCTTCATCCTCTATGCCGACCGCAAGATCTGGGCCGCCGTGATGCTGCGTCGCGGTCCGAACGTCGTCGGTCCGTGGGGACTGCTGCAGTCCTTCGCGGACCTGCTGAAATTCGTCTTCAAGGAGCCGGTCATTCCGGACGGCGCCAACAAGGCGATCTTCCTTCTGGCCCCGCTCGTCTCGACCGTGCTGGCGCTCGCGACCTATGCCGTGATCCCGTTCGACGAGGGCTGGGTGATCGCCAACATCAATGTCGGCATCCTCTTCATCTTCGCGATCTCGTCGCTCGAGGTCTACGGCGTCATCATGGCCGGCTGGGCGTCGAACTCGAAATATCCGTTCATGGGCGCGCTGCGCTCTGCGGCGCAGATGGTGTCTTACGAAGTCTCGATCGGCTTCGTCATCGTCGCGGTGCTGCTCTGCGTCGGCTCGCTCAACCTGTCCGATGTCGTCCTGTCGCAGAAGGACGGTCTCGGCACGCATCTCGGCCTGCCCAACAGCTTCCTCGACTGGCATTGGCTCGGCCTGTTCCCGATGTTCGTGATCTTCTACATTTCGGCGCTGGCAGAGACGAACCGTCCGCCCTTCGACCTGGTCGAGGCGGAATCCGAGCTCGTGGCCGGCCACATGGTCGAATATTCGTCGACGCCGTACCTGCTGTTCATGCTGTCGGAATATGTCGCGATCGTGCTGCTGTGCTGCCTCGGCGCGATCATGTTCCTCGGCGGATGGCTGCCTCCGTTCGACTTCGCACCCTTCACCTGGGTGCCGGGCATCGTCTGGTTCGTGCTGAAGGTCCTGCTCGGCTTCTTCTTCTTCTCGATCGTGAAGACCATCGTGCCGCGCTACCGCTACGACCAGCTGATGCGGCTGGGCTGGAAGGTGTTCCTGCCGATCTCGCTGTTCATGGTCATCGCCACGGCGGCGTTTCTGAAGTTCACGGGGCTGGCGTGATGTCAGGCTCGCTCATCGGCGCCCTGGCTGGACTTGTGATCGCAGCGGCGGATTTCGTCGTCCTGCGGATGCTGGCCGGTCGCGTCGATCTGGATGAAACCAAGCGGGTGCTCAACGTCACGGCTGCCAGCCAGTTCGTGTTGCTGCCGCTCGTGGGCTGGTTCGTCGGCCCCTACGTGTTTGGAGAATAGAGATGTCAGCGCTAGCCCAAGCCGCCAAGTCGCTGTTGCTGCAGGATTTCGTCAGCGCGTTCTTCCTTGCCATGCGCCAGTTCTTCCGCGCCAAGGAAACGATCAACTATCCGCACGAGAAGGGACCGCTATCGCCGCGCTTCCGCGGCGAGCACGCGCTGCGCCGTTATCCGAACGGCGAGGAGCGCTGCATCGCCTGCAAGCTGTGCGAGGCGATATGCCCGGCGCAGGCGATCACCATCGAGGCCGGCCCGCGCCGCAACGACGGCACGCGCCGCACGGTGCGCTACGACATCGACATGGTGAAGTGCATCTATTGCGGCCTCTGCCAGGAAGCCTGTCCGGTGGACGCGATCGTCGAGGGGCCGAACTTCGAATTCGCGACCGAGACGCGCGAGGAGCTCTACTACGACAAGGAGCGGCTGCTCGCCAACGGCGACCGATGGGAGCGCGAGATCGCGCGCAACATCGAGTTGGATTCGCCTTACCGCTGAGGGCGATGGACGGGGCGAAGCGCCTCGTCTAAGGAACGCGCGAATTCCGGGTCGGGGGTATCCGGGAGTCGCCAGAGAACGGAATGAGCGTCCGCGTGGACGCCGCAGTACGAACCGGGGGCAACCCATGCTGTCAGGACTTGAAGCGGTATTTTTCTACCTCTTCGCCTTCGTCGCGGTCGCGGCGGGGTTCATGGTCATATCGGCCCGCAACCCCGTTCATTCGGTGCTCTACCTGATCCTGACCTTCTTCAACGCGGCGGCGCTGTTCCTGCTCACCGGCGCGGAATTCCTCGGCATGATCCTGCTCGTCGTCTATGTCGGCGCGGTGGCGGTGCTGTTCCTGTTCGTCGTCATGATGCTCGACGTCGATTTCGCGGAACTGAAGCAGGGCGCACTGCAATATGCACCGATCGGCGCGCTGGTCGGCCTGATCCTGGCGGCGGAGCTGATCGTCGTCGTGGGCGGCTACGCGTTTGCGCCGCAACTCGCCTCGACGGTCGCGCAGCCGACGCCGGATCTTGCCGCCCGCAGCAACACGGCCGCGCTCGGCGATATTCTCTACACGGACTACTTCTTCCACTTCCAGATTGCGGGCCTCGTGCTGCTGGTCGCCATGGTCGGTGCCATCGTGCTGACCCTGCGCCACAAGACGGGCGTCAGGCGCCAGTCGATCGCCGCGCAGGTCGCGCGCACGCCGGCGACTGCGATCGAGGTGAAGAAGGTCGAGACGGGGAAGGGCATCTGATGGAAATCGGCATCGCGCATTTTTTGACCGTCTCGGCGATCCTGTTCACGCTCGGCGTGTTCGGCATCTTCCTCAACCGGAAGAACGTCATCGTCATCCTGATGTCGGTCGAACTGATCCTTCTGGCCGTCAACCTGAACTTCGTCGCGTTCTCGGCTGCGCTCGGCGACCTCGTCGGCCAGGTCTTCGCGCTGTTCGTGCTCACCGTCGCGGCGGCGGAGGCCGCGATCGGGCTTGCCATTCTCGTCGTCTTCTTCCGCAACCGCGGCTCGATCGCGGTGGAAGACGTCAACATGATGAAGGGCTGAGGAAGCCATGTATCACGCCATCGTCTTCCTTCCGCTCATCGGCTTCCTGATCGCCGGCCTTGGTGGCCGTGCGATCGGTTCCGCGGCGTCGGAATACATCACGTCGGGCTTCCTGGTGATCGCGGCCGCCCTGTCTTGGATCGCGTTCTTCTCGGTCGCCCTGGGCGACGGCCAGGCCTTCACCGTGCCGGTGCTCACCTTCATCCAGGTCGGCGCGATGGACGTGGACTGGGCGTTCCGCGTCGACACGCTGACGGTGGTGATGCTGATCGTCGTGACGACGGTCTCCGCACTCGTGCACATCTATTCGATCGGCTACATGCACCACGACCCGCATCGGCCGCGCTTCTTCGCCTACCTGTCGCTGTTCACCTTCGCCATGCTGATGCTGGTGACGTCGGACAACCTGGTGCAGATGTTCTTCGGCTGGGAGGGCGTCGGCCTCGCCTCGTATCTGCTCATCGGCTTCTGGTACAAAAGCCGTCCGCAAGTGCCGCCGCGATCAAG contains:
- the nuoH gene encoding NADH-quinone oxidoreductase subunit NuoH yields the protein MDSFFSIYVVPALWILLQSVVLIVVLLVAIAFILYADRKIWAAVMLRRGPNVVGPWGLLQSFADLLKFVFKEPVIPDGANKAIFLLAPLVSTVLALATYAVIPFDEGWVIANINVGILFIFAISSLEVYGVIMAGWASNSKYPFMGALRSAAQMVSYEVSIGFVIVAVLLCVGSLNLSDVVLSQKDGLGTHLGLPNSFLDWHWLGLFPMFVIFYISALAETNRPPFDLVEAESELVAGHMVEYSSTPYLLFMLSEYVAIVLLCCLGAIMFLGGWLPPFDFAPFTWVPGIVWFVLKVLLGFFFFSIVKTIVPRYRYDQLMRLGWKVFLPISLFMVIATAAFLKFTGLA
- the nuoK gene encoding NADH-quinone oxidoreductase subunit NuoK, producing the protein MEIGIAHFLTVSAILFTLGVFGIFLNRKNVIVILMSVELILLAVNLNFVAFSAALGDLVGQVFALFVLTVAAAEAAIGLAILVVFFRNRGSIAVEDVNMMKG
- the nuoG gene encoding NADH-quinone oxidoreductase subunit NuoG — its product is MAKLKVDGKEIECPDHYTLLQAAEAAGAEVPRFCFHERLSIAGNCRMCLVEVKGGPPKPTASCAMGVRDLRPGPNGEAPEMFTNTPMVKKAREGVMEFLLINHPLDCPICDQGGECDLQDQAMAFGVDSSRYHENKRAVEDKYIGPLVKTIMNRCIHCTRCVRFTTEVAGISELGLIGRGEDAEITTYLEQAMTSELQGNVIDLCPVGALTSRPYAFQARPWELSKTESIDVMDAVGSAIRVDTRGREVMRIMPRINEEVNEEWISDKTRFIWDGLRTQRLDRPYVRKGGRLTPASWPEAFAAIKDAVSKTSGEKIGAIAGDLAAVEEMYALKLLMASLGSPNVDCRQDGAALDPAFGRASYVFNPTIEGIEQADALLIIGANPRYEASVLNARIRKRWRMGNFPIGVVGDIGDTRYDYERLGAGAETLKDLATGRGKFMTAFRQAKNPIILLGQGAISGEGGAAVLSLAAKLAASVNAVREDWNGFGVLHTAASRVGGLDLGLVPGAGGKDVAGMMGAMDVLFLLGADEIDMNRIGTAFTVYIGTHGDAGAHRADVILPGAAYTEKSGTYVNTEGRVQVANRAGFAPGEAKEDWAILRALSDVLGKRLPFDSLPQLRAKLHADFPHFAEIDEIAATDTEGLSRLAQAGGEAGRAPFASTVKDFYLTNPIARASAVMAECSALAQNGFRQAAE
- the nuoI gene encoding NADH-quinone oxidoreductase subunit NuoI, coding for MSALAQAAKSLLLQDFVSAFFLAMRQFFRAKETINYPHEKGPLSPRFRGEHALRRYPNGEERCIACKLCEAICPAQAITIEAGPRRNDGTRRTVRYDIDMVKCIYCGLCQEACPVDAIVEGPNFEFATETREELYYDKERLLANGDRWEREIARNIELDSPYR
- a CDS encoding NADH-quinone oxidoreductase subunit J, producing MLSGLEAVFFYLFAFVAVAAGFMVISARNPVHSVLYLILTFFNAAALFLLTGAEFLGMILLVVYVGAVAVLFLFVVMMLDVDFAELKQGALQYAPIGALVGLILAAELIVVVGGYAFAPQLASTVAQPTPDLAARSNTAALGDILYTDYFFHFQIAGLVLLVAMVGAIVLTLRHKTGVRRQSIAAQVARTPATAIEVKKVETGKGI